Proteins encoded by one window of Kineosporia sp. NBRC 101731:
- a CDS encoding Txe/YoeB family addiction module toxin encodes MSDRLLTFTTQGWDDYQSWVAQKPTLRRINRMIDEARRTPEEGIGRPEPLVAEWAGYWSRRVTEGDRMVYSFTEKQLVIVLLRGHYYDH; translated from the coding sequence ATGTCTGATCGCCTCCTCACCTTCACCACTCAGGGCTGGGACGACTACCAGTCCTGGGTAGCGCAGAAGCCCACGCTTCGGCGAATCAATCGCATGATCGACGAAGCTCGCCGGACACCGGAGGAAGGGATCGGCAGGCCGGAACCTCTGGTCGCCGAGTGGGCCGGGTACTGGTCCCGACGTGTGACCGAGGGGGACCGCATGGTCTACAGCTTCACCGAGAAGCAACTCGTGATCGTCCTTCTCCGAGGCCACTACTACGATCATTGA
- a CDS encoding bifunctional methylenetetrahydrofolate dehydrogenase/methenyltetrahydrofolate cyclohydrolase, with translation MTAQLLDGKAAAAAIRVELKERVSRLKEQGIVPGLGTVLVGEDPGSAKYVAMKHADCLEVGINSIREDLPADATQEQVEAAVKRLNDDPACTGYIVQLPLPKGLDSDRVLELIDPAKDADGLHPTNLGRLVLNVNAPMTSPIPCTPHGIVDLLLRNDIDLKGKEVCVVGRGVTVGRPLGLLLTRRELNATVTLCHTGTRDVAEHVRRADVVVAAAGVANMITADMVKPGAVVLDVGVSRGVPDPVTGKSKLAGDVALDVREVAGWVAPNPGGVGPMTRAMLLANVVEAAERQ, from the coding sequence GTGACCGCGCAGCTTCTCGACGGTAAGGCCGCCGCTGCCGCTATCCGCGTCGAGCTCAAGGAACGCGTCTCCCGGCTGAAGGAACAGGGCATCGTTCCCGGTCTGGGCACGGTGCTGGTCGGTGAAGACCCGGGCAGCGCCAAGTACGTCGCGATGAAGCACGCCGACTGCCTCGAGGTCGGCATCAACAGCATCCGCGAAGACCTGCCCGCCGACGCGACGCAGGAGCAGGTCGAGGCCGCGGTCAAGCGGCTCAACGACGACCCGGCCTGCACCGGGTACATCGTTCAGCTGCCGCTGCCGAAGGGCCTCGACTCCGACCGGGTGCTCGAGCTGATCGACCCGGCCAAGGACGCGGACGGTCTGCACCCGACCAACCTCGGTCGGCTGGTGCTCAACGTCAACGCACCGATGACGAGCCCGATCCCGTGCACCCCGCACGGCATCGTGGATCTGTTGTTGCGCAATGACATCGATCTCAAGGGCAAGGAGGTCTGTGTGGTCGGCCGCGGTGTCACCGTCGGTCGCCCACTGGGTCTCCTGCTCACCCGCCGCGAGCTCAACGCCACGGTCACGTTGTGCCACACCGGTACCCGTGACGTGGCCGAGCACGTGCGCCGGGCCGACGTGGTGGTCGCCGCGGCCGGGGTCGCGAACATGATCACGGCCGACATGGTGAAACCGGGCGCGGTCGTGCTCGACGTCGGCGTCAGCCGGGGCGTTCCCGACCCGGTCACCGGAAAGTCCAAGCTGGCGGGCGATGTCGCGCTCGACGTGCGCGAGGTGGCCGGCTGGGTGGCGCCCAACCCGGGTGGGGTGGGCCCGATGACCCGGGCCATGCTGCTCGCCAATGTCGTCGAGGCGGCGGAACGGCAGTAA
- a CDS encoding M20 family metallopeptidase, with amino-acid sequence MTLLDDAAGISDDLADLRHRLHRRPEIGLRLQRTQQAVLEALDGLDLEITAGQEIGSVTAVLRGTAAPDPETAPVVLLRADMDALPVHEEVGSPFRSTVDGAMHACGHDLHTAMLVGAARLLNDRRDQIAGDVVLMFQPGEEGYQGASKMIGGGVLGAAGRAVDKAFALHVLPNQVPLGTIATRPGAVMAAADGLFVTARGSGGHAASPHLARDPVPAICEMVMALQTAITRRIDAFEAAVLTVGKLKAGTKHTVIPETAGFEATVRTFDRGVRRQMRDLVHQVCQGVADAHGVEVAVEYVEECPVTLNDSVATDFAFETAANLFGESRIHTLARPLTGTEDFSRVLEKVSGAMILIGACPDGHDPETAPSNHSPHATFDDAVLPDGAALYTELALRQLSI; translated from the coding sequence ATGACCCTTCTGGACGACGCGGCCGGGATCAGCGACGATCTCGCCGATCTGCGGCACCGGCTGCACCGGCGACCCGAGATCGGGCTCCGGCTGCAACGCACCCAGCAGGCGGTGCTCGAGGCCCTCGACGGCCTGGACCTGGAGATCACGGCGGGCCAGGAGATCGGCTCGGTGACCGCCGTGCTGCGCGGCACCGCCGCTCCCGACCCGGAGACAGCGCCAGTGGTGCTGCTGCGCGCGGACATGGACGCCCTGCCGGTGCACGAGGAGGTGGGTAGCCCGTTCCGTTCCACCGTCGACGGCGCCATGCACGCCTGCGGTCACGACCTGCACACCGCGATGCTGGTGGGGGCCGCCCGGCTGCTCAACGACCGGCGGGATCAGATCGCCGGTGACGTCGTGCTGATGTTCCAGCCCGGCGAGGAGGGCTATCAGGGCGCCTCGAAGATGATCGGTGGGGGCGTGCTCGGCGCCGCCGGCCGGGCCGTGGACAAGGCCTTCGCCCTGCACGTGCTGCCGAACCAGGTGCCGCTGGGCACGATCGCTACCCGCCCGGGAGCCGTGATGGCCGCTGCGGACGGTCTTTTCGTGACGGCCCGGGGTTCCGGCGGGCATGCCGCCTCACCACACCTGGCCCGCGACCCGGTGCCGGCCATCTGCGAGATGGTGATGGCGCTGCAGACCGCGATCACCCGCCGCATCGACGCCTTCGAGGCCGCCGTGCTCACCGTGGGCAAGCTGAAGGCCGGCACCAAGCACACGGTGATCCCGGAGACCGCTGGTTTCGAGGCCACCGTGCGTACTTTCGACCGGGGCGTGCGCCGTCAGATGCGCGATCTGGTGCACCAGGTCTGCCAGGGCGTCGCCGACGCGCACGGTGTGGAGGTGGCGGTCGAGTACGTCGAGGAGTGCCCGGTCACGCTGAACGACTCCGTGGCCACCGATTTCGCCTTCGAGACGGCGGCCAACCTGTTCGGCGAATCACGCATCCACACCCTGGCCCGGCCCCTCACCGGCACCGAGGATTTCTCCCGGGTTCTCGAGAAGGTCTCGGGGGCAATGATTCTCATTGGCGCGTGCCCCGATGGGCACGATCCGGAAACCGCGCCGAGCAACCACTCGCCGCACGCCACGTTCGACGACGCGGTGCTTCCCGACGGGGCAGCTCTGTACACCGAGCTGGCATTGCGTCAACTCAGCATTTAA
- a CDS encoding exodeoxyribonuclease III: MRIATVNVNGIRAAERRGMPAWLAERQPDILCLQEVRADDATLMKIMGEGWYGVHEESSAAKGRAGVAVLSRTEPVAVRSGLGSFLGAGRWVEADFALTPSAEGEPSLLTVVSVYVHTGEAETPKQDEKYAFLNEIRERMNKLAADGRHLLVCGDFNICHREVDLKNWKGNLKKAGFLPAERAWMDSLFDEDGFVDVHRSLAGEGPGPYTWFSWRGKAWDTGAGWRIDYAIAGAGLAALATSAEVDLAPSYAERWSDHSPVVVDVTLA, from the coding sequence ATGAGGATCGCGACCGTCAACGTCAACGGTATCCGGGCTGCTGAACGGCGGGGTATGCCCGCCTGGCTCGCCGAGCGGCAGCCGGACATCCTCTGCCTGCAAGAGGTCCGGGCCGACGACGCCACGCTCATGAAGATCATGGGTGAGGGCTGGTACGGGGTGCACGAGGAGTCTTCGGCGGCGAAGGGCCGGGCCGGGGTGGCCGTGCTGTCTCGGACTGAGCCGGTGGCCGTGCGCTCGGGCCTGGGGTCCTTCCTCGGCGCTGGGCGATGGGTTGAGGCTGACTTCGCTCTGACGCCTTCTGCTGAGGGGGAGCCCTCGCTGCTGACGGTGGTGTCGGTGTACGTGCACACCGGCGAGGCCGAGACCCCGAAGCAGGACGAGAAGTACGCCTTCCTGAACGAGATCCGGGAGCGCATGAACAAACTCGCCGCGGACGGGCGTCATCTGCTGGTGTGCGGCGACTTCAACATCTGCCACCGCGAGGTCGACCTGAAGAACTGGAAGGGCAATCTGAAGAAGGCCGGCTTCTTGCCGGCCGAGAGGGCCTGGATGGACTCGCTGTTCGACGAGGACGGGTTCGTGGACGTGCACCGCAGCCTCGCGGGGGAGGGGCCGGGGCCTTACACCTGGTTCTCCTGGCGGGGGAAGGCCTGGGACACCGGGGCCGGTTGGCGCATCGACTACGCGATTGCCGGCGCCGGCCTGGCTGCACTAGCCACCTCAGCCGAAGTCGACCTCGCGCCCTCCTACGCGGAGCGCTGGAGCGACCACTCACCGGTCGTTGTGGACGTGACGCTTGCGTAG
- a CDS encoding type II toxin-antitoxin system prevent-host-death family antitoxin gives MAITATEARKRLFPLIEEVNNDQQVVEILSKGGTAFLVPEEQWRRIQETLFLMSDPQVANRLRKSIAQAEAGLAQERELIDPDV, from the coding sequence ATGGCCATCACTGCGACCGAAGCGCGTAAACGTCTCTTCCCCCTTATCGAGGAAGTCAACAACGATCAGCAGGTCGTGGAGATCTTGTCCAAGGGCGGCACCGCCTTCCTCGTGCCCGAAGAGCAGTGGCGGCGCATCCAGGAGACCCTGTTCCTGATGTCCGACCCGCAGGTCGCCAACCGTCTTCGCAAGTCCATCGCCCAGGCAGAGGCTGGCTTGGCCCAAGAGCGGGAGCTGATCGACCCCGATGTCTGA